TAAGTGGCTCCCCGAGCTGGACTCGAACCAGCGACCCAATGATTAACAGTCATTTGCTCTACCAACTGAGCTATCGGGGAACTGCATGGGAGGCGGGAAGGAAAACGTTGCTGTAACCGAGATGTTTAACCCTACAGCAAGGGCTCCAGCTGTTGCTGCACGCTGATGGGCACCAGCGCGAAATGGTCCAAGCGCATGGAGAACAGGCTGCGACGATGGCTCAGGGATCGCAGCCGGGTGGCGAAGCCAAACATCTCCGCGAGCGGCACTAAGCCTCTTCATGCTGTGATTCAAAAATCATCACACAAATTACTAATTGATAAATAAGAAAAATTATTAGGCCGGTTATTTTTACTCGATTTATTTAGTTTAAATTGTCACACATAGTTGTGCTTCAACGAAGATATAATTCCACCAGTTTAAGTCAATGAAATACCTCTACACAAACAAAAAGAGGGACAGCTAATACGAAATTCTTCCTTAAATTTTGGCATAAGCAACTAGTGATTTGATTAAAGTTTATTTTTTAGACTATATCTAACAGGCTGTAATGAGCGAAAAGCGGACTTTCATAAAGTTCATTATAGTGCGTTATTGCCTCTTGTAGGTTAAAGCTAGTTACTCTTAAAAAACTACGCTCATCCCAAAATCATCCTGGTGATATTTTGGCTCTTCGGAAAGCACTGCGAAAAAACAGAAGCCTACACAACATAATTCCCCCCTTATTACGGCTTCGTTTGTAAAGATTTAACCTGCCTTTAATTTTAGTTGCTTTATGAAATCAAGTGAGATAGGTTACATTTGGTCTTTTAAAGCAACTATAATCAAAGAGAAAAGGAAAATGAAAAATTTATTACAGATGACTATTTCATTAATACTTCTAATTTTTAATCAGTCAACTAATGCCACTGAGACTAATGCAACTTATCAATACTCAAGTACAGCGACTCAATCAATAAGTACAAATGGAGTTACTTTTGCTTATAGAGAGCTAGGTGTAGAACACCAGGAAACTATTATTTTGCTGAATCACTTTTTAGCAGTAATAGATGATTGGGACCCTGCTATTGTAGATGGTTTAGCAACAGAGTATCGAGTGATTGTATTTGATAATGAAGGTCTAGGAGGCTCTACTGGAACCGTAGATACTACGATTGATGGCATGGCTGACAATGCCGCTAACTTTATTAAAGCGCTGGAGCTAAGTAACGTACATGTTTTTGGCTTCTCTATGGGGGGCTTTGTAGCTCAATCGTTAGCACACAAATACCCAGACCTAGTAAGTAAATTAGTTTTAGCAGGTACTGGTCCTTCTAATATTGCTAATACTCATGAATTACCTAATCTGTTAAAGAAGTCATTCATGTACGCTCAGAAGAATAACAAGCATAGAAAAAATTTCTTATTTTTCACGCAATCAAAAGAAAGTCAAATTGCTGCTGATGAGTTTGTTTCTAGACTTGGGGCACGTATCAAGAGTGATCGTGTAAAAAGATCGGACCAACATGTAGTGGCAGCACATGTTGGCGCGATTCAGCGTTGGGCGAAAAAAGGAAATAATTGGTTGTCAAATATACAGCAACCAACGTTAATCATAAATGGCGATAAGGATATTATGGTTGATACCAAATATTCGTTCGAGCTTCACAAGGTATTACCAAACTCGCAAATGAGTATTTACCCTAATGCTGGCCATGGCGCGATATTTCAGTACCATGATTTGTTTGTTAAACAAGTTTTAGCTTTTTTATAAATATTAATGAACCTGTAGTAAAGCAGTTATAAGCTGCTTTACTGCTTCTGGACAATTTAATGGAAGCCTATCTGTGTTGTAACGCGCTTTAAGGATTAATAACTTTAGGTTGCCTTATTACTTTTTCATAAGTTAAGTCATTTCCGTACTCATCAATAACGGACAGTTTGTTTATTGGATTGCCTTTTTGATCTGTCAATAAAAAAGCACTGCGTTTTTCCTCGTCCACCCAGTTTTCTGCCCATTGGTAGATTGTTACCATAATTGGAAACAAATCTTTTCCTTTTTGAGAAAGTTGGTATTCATATCGACTCCCCCTTTTTCCAACTTCGACTTTTTGCATTACTTCATTTTCTACTAGTTGGCAAAGGCGATTGCGCAGTATGTTTTTTGCTATTCCCAAGCTTTTTTCAAAGTCTGAAAATCTCGTTTTACCTGCCATAGCATCACGAATAATAAGGAACGACCAAACATCTCCGACCGCTGATAAGCATTGAGCAATTGAGCATTGCTGATGTGAAAAATTTACTCTTGTCATTCTATAACACTAACTTTTTTGGTTGCATTAAGCAATCAAACGCTTAGTTCACTTTAAAAAACAAATATAGCGAAGGGGTAAGTGGCTAATCCCTTTGCTGCTGCCAAACTTGACCTAATCATATTAGTCAAATCTGACAGTTCAAGTTGAGACTTATTTAGTAAGTAAGATGAATTTTCTACTTTCCAATAAATGGGTATTGCAGTCTAGGCTCGCCAGCTTGCAAAGCTCTAATTGCGGATTTTATTGCACCTTGAGCATCCTTACTTAAAAAGATGTCTGCTGCCATGCCTAGAGCGAGGGTAAAGCAATTAGCCGCGCCTTCGCTCATGGCTCTGGCCAGGATGGCAAATACCCCGGGGCCCGGGGTAATACCGAAAATAAAAATGGCGATAAAAAAGTAAAGGCGCTTTCGGCTGACATGGCTGAATCCTTGGCCGGCTCTGAGTGGTTGATCAACAGAGGCAGAATGTTGTCCCTAAAGGTTCGTTATACGGCAATTGAGACTGACGGAAAAGAGGGCAGAAAAGGAAAAGAGGACAGAAAGGGAAATGAACAGGAATAAAAAATACGAGGCCGTTTAAACAGCGAATCA
The Aestuariirhabdus haliotis genome window above contains:
- a CDS encoding alpha/beta fold hydrolase produces the protein MKNLLQMTISLILLIFNQSTNATETNATYQYSSTATQSISTNGVTFAYRELGVEHQETIILLNHFLAVIDDWDPAIVDGLATEYRVIVFDNEGLGGSTGTVDTTIDGMADNAANFIKALELSNVHVFGFSMGGFVAQSLAHKYPDLVSKLVLAGTGPSNIANTHELPNLLKKSFMYAQKNNKHRKNFLFFTQSKESQIAADEFVSRLGARIKSDRVKRSDQHVVAAHVGAIQRWAKKGNNWLSNIQQPTLIINGDKDIMVDTKYSFELHKVLPNSQMSIYPNAGHGAIFQYHDLFVKQVLAFL
- a CDS encoding winged helix-turn-helix transcriptional regulator, with the protein product MTRVNFSHQQCSIAQCLSAVGDVWSFLIIRDAMAGKTRFSDFEKSLGIAKNILRNRLCQLVENEVMQKVEVGKRGSRYEYQLSQKGKDLFPIMVTIYQWAENWVDEEKRSAFLLTDQKGNPINKLSVIDEYGNDLTYEKVIRQPKVINP